The Micromonospora krabiensis genome window below encodes:
- a CDS encoding carbohydrate ABC transporter permease: MTSALGSAPAGPATRRPGGSGPGPHGRPRRRRGRPGRWSGWLWVLPALLMYGIFVLRPLLLTAQYSLYHWNGIGASRWAGLDNYVTVFTDRDLLKIISNAFVLILFFSFIPVVLGLLVASVVRRITAGPLGTTVRTVLFLPQVIPLVAAGIAWSWMFSTDGLVNQALRAVGLGGTTRAWLGDFDTALPSVGVIGAWVSLGLCTILLVTGMSKIDPALYEAARIDGAGPVREFLAVTLPSLRQEIGVCLTVTIIAALASFDIVYISTSGGPGLQTTVPGLEIYRLAFSQRQVGLASALAVVLMALVLLCVLPIQRLTREEKA, translated from the coding sequence ATGACGTCTGCCCTCGGCAGCGCACCCGCCGGGCCGGCCACGCGCCGGCCCGGCGGGTCCGGACCCGGACCGCACGGGCGGCCGCGGCGGCGGCGTGGTCGGCCGGGCCGGTGGTCCGGCTGGTTGTGGGTCCTGCCCGCCCTGTTGATGTACGGGATCTTCGTGCTGCGTCCGCTCCTGCTGACGGCGCAGTACTCCCTGTACCACTGGAACGGGATCGGCGCCTCTCGCTGGGCCGGACTCGACAACTACGTCACCGTCTTCACCGACCGGGATCTCCTGAAGATCATCTCGAACGCGTTCGTCCTGATCCTCTTCTTCAGCTTCATTCCGGTGGTCCTCGGGCTGCTGGTGGCCAGCGTCGTCCGCCGGATCACCGCCGGCCCGCTCGGCACCACCGTGCGGACCGTGCTGTTCCTGCCGCAGGTGATCCCCCTGGTCGCGGCGGGCATCGCGTGGAGCTGGATGTTCTCCACCGACGGACTGGTCAACCAGGCGCTGCGCGCGGTCGGCCTGGGCGGCACGACCCGGGCCTGGCTCGGTGACTTCGACACCGCGCTGCCCTCGGTGGGGGTCATCGGCGCGTGGGTCAGCCTCGGTCTCTGCACCATCCTGCTGGTCACCGGCATGAGCAAGATCGACCCGGCGCTCTACGAGGCCGCCCGCATCGACGGCGCCGGGCCCGTACGCGAGTTCCTCGCGGTGACCCTGCCCAGCCTCCGCCAGGAGATCGGCGTGTGCCTCACCGTGACCATCATCGCCGCCCTGGCCAGCTTCGACATCGTCTACATCTCGACCAGCGGCGGTCCCGGGCTGCAGACCACCGTGCCCGGCCTGGAGATCTACCGGCTCGCGTTCTCCCAGCGCCAGGTCGGGCTCGCCTCCGCGCTGGCCGTCGTCCTCATGGCGCTGGTGCTGCTGTGCGTCCTGCCGATCCAGCGACTGACCCGGGAGGAGAAGGCGTGA
- a CDS encoding carbohydrate ABC transporter permease codes for MNLVSRSERLTGRIFLIALALVTLLPFVSMLSAALQPRGTVPTGLTWPADPQWGNFVDAFTAANMGALLRSSLIIVAGVVPIAVVIATMAGFGLGHLGVPGGRFAFALLLLGLTLPFEAVVTPLYYQMRDLGLLNTRWAIILPLIGLYMPFAVYWMRAHFITVPRELSEAARVDGSSTWQLFWRVQVPLARPAIASLTILLFLWTWNQFLLAIVLVDDATKRTMAGALGAFQGQWGTDLVLLCAGSLLILTPTLIVFLIFQRQFIKALIQGSLKG; via the coding sequence GTGAACCTCGTCAGCCGCAGCGAGCGCCTGACCGGGCGGATCTTCCTGATCGCCCTGGCCCTCGTCACGCTCCTGCCGTTCGTCAGCATGCTCTCGGCGGCGCTGCAACCCAGGGGCACCGTGCCCACCGGTCTGACCTGGCCGGCGGACCCGCAGTGGGGCAACTTCGTCGACGCCTTCACCGCCGCCAACATGGGCGCCCTGCTGCGGTCCAGCCTGATCATCGTGGCCGGTGTCGTCCCGATCGCGGTGGTCATCGCGACCATGGCCGGCTTCGGGCTCGGTCACCTCGGGGTGCCCGGCGGGCGGTTCGCCTTCGCGCTGCTCCTGCTCGGCCTGACCCTGCCGTTCGAGGCCGTGGTCACCCCGCTGTACTACCAGATGCGCGACCTCGGCCTGCTCAACACCCGATGGGCCATCATCCTGCCGCTCATCGGCCTCTACATGCCGTTCGCCGTCTACTGGATGCGGGCGCACTTCATCACCGTGCCCCGCGAGCTGTCCGAGGCCGCCCGGGTCGACGGCAGCAGCACCTGGCAGTTGTTCTGGCGGGTCCAGGTGCCGCTCGCCCGCCCGGCCATCGCGTCGCTGACGATCCTGCTGTTCCTGTGGACCTGGAACCAGTTCCTCCTCGCCATCGTGCTCGTCGACGACGCCACCAAGCGGACGATGGCCGGCGCGCTCGGCGCCTTCCAGGGCCAGTGGGGAACCGACCTGGTGCTGCTCTGCGCCGGATCGCTGCTGATCCTCACACCGACCCTGATCGTGTTCCTGATCTTCCAACGGCAGTTCATCAAGGCCCTGATCCAGGGGTCCCTGAAGGGATAG
- a CDS encoding serine hydrolase domain-containing protein → MSTQPRIHGAADEGFGPVADVFRDNFASRGEVGAAVVLYVGGRKVVDLHGGVADARSGRPWTARTPAVVFSCTKGILAVCAYLLVQRGELDLDAPVTRYWPAFGRHGKDEIPVRWLFTHQSGLPALDRPLTREEVLSWETVIEAIEDQAPLWHPGTAHSYHAMTYGWLVGEIIHRITGQLPGRFFADALARPLGLRTWIGLPVAERDTVAWTLAPPASATADLDPVAERGLTMGGAFAFPADEDGLVSFNDSGIQAAGIPGAGAVSTADGLARLYAACVSEVDGPRLLTPASVDDATTVRARGQQRYGPPDTGQRWGTGFLLHSAPARPLLGERSFGHDGAGGHLAFGDDEHQVGFAYVVNQMGDVDDQRANRLTAAVRACLGA, encoded by the coding sequence GTGTCCACGCAACCACGGATCCACGGCGCGGCCGACGAGGGCTTCGGCCCGGTCGCCGACGTCTTCCGCGACAACTTCGCCAGCCGGGGCGAGGTGGGTGCCGCGGTCGTCCTGTACGTCGGCGGTCGCAAGGTCGTCGACCTGCACGGCGGTGTCGCCGACGCCCGCTCCGGCCGACCCTGGACGGCGCGGACCCCCGCGGTCGTCTTCTCCTGCACCAAGGGCATCCTCGCCGTCTGCGCGTACCTGCTGGTGCAGCGGGGTGAGCTGGACCTCGACGCACCGGTGACCCGCTACTGGCCCGCGTTCGGCCGGCACGGCAAGGACGAGATCCCGGTCCGGTGGCTGTTCACCCACCAGTCCGGGCTCCCCGCGCTGGACCGCCCCCTCACCAGGGAGGAGGTCCTGTCCTGGGAGACGGTCATCGAGGCGATCGAGGACCAGGCGCCGCTGTGGCACCCGGGGACGGCCCACAGCTACCACGCCATGACGTACGGCTGGCTGGTCGGTGAGATCATCCACCGGATCACCGGCCAGCTGCCCGGGCGGTTCTTCGCCGACGCCCTCGCCCGGCCGTTGGGCCTGCGGACCTGGATCGGGCTTCCCGTCGCCGAGCGGGACACGGTCGCCTGGACCCTCGCGCCGCCGGCCTCCGCGACCGCCGACCTCGACCCGGTCGCCGAACGTGGCCTCACCATGGGCGGTGCCTTCGCGTTCCCGGCGGACGAGGACGGGCTGGTCAGCTTCAACGACTCGGGGATCCAGGCCGCCGGTATCCCCGGCGCCGGCGCGGTCAGCACGGCCGACGGCCTGGCCCGCCTCTACGCCGCCTGCGTGTCCGAGGTCGACGGTCCGCGCCTGCTTACCCCCGCGTCGGTCGACGACGCGACGACGGTCCGAGCCCGCGGCCAGCAGCGGTACGGCCCACCGGACACCGGGCAGCGCTGGGGGACCGGGTTCCTGCTGCACTCGGCACCGGCCCGGCCCCTGCTCGGCGAGCGCAGCTTCGGGCACGACGGCGCCGGTGGGCACCTCGCCTTCGGCGACGACGAACACCAGGTCGGCTTCGCGTACGTCGTGAACCAGATGGGCGACGTCGACGACCAGCGCGCCAACCGGCTCACCGCCGCCGTGCGGGCCTGCCTCGGCGCGTGA
- a CDS encoding dihydrofolate reductase family protein, translating to MRDLVYTGFMSLDGVLDSPGGGPGEDHRSGGWVVQDIEFVPEAFSLKGEELAETTALMFGRRSYETFAPLWRESADHAVYKDLPKYVVSSSLPEDALVAGWGPTTILRSTDDVAALKKSEGGAIFIHGSAQLARRLADASLIDRYHLLVFPVLLGAGKGLFSDADRDKQVLRLRDSAAYSNGVVKLIYDVVE from the coding sequence ATGCGTGATCTGGTCTACACCGGGTTCATGTCGCTCGACGGCGTGCTGGACTCGCCGGGCGGAGGGCCGGGTGAGGACCACCGCAGCGGCGGCTGGGTGGTCCAGGACATCGAGTTCGTGCCGGAGGCCTTCTCGCTCAAGGGCGAGGAGTTGGCGGAGACCACGGCGCTGATGTTCGGCCGCCGCAGTTACGAGACGTTCGCGCCCCTGTGGCGTGAGTCGGCGGACCACGCCGTCTACAAGGACCTGCCGAAGTACGTGGTGTCGAGCAGCCTGCCCGAGGACGCGCTCGTGGCGGGTTGGGGGCCGACGACGATCCTGCGTTCGACCGACGACGTCGCCGCGCTCAAGAAGAGCGAGGGCGGCGCCATCTTCATCCACGGAAGCGCGCAGCTCGCCCGCCGCCTGGCGGACGCGAGTCTGATCGACCGCTACCACCTGCTCGTGTTTCCGGTGCTGCTGGGCGCCGGGAAGGGTCTGTTCAGCGACGCGGACCGGGACAAGCAGGTGCTGCGCCTGCGGGACTCCGCCGCCTACTCCAACGGCGTCGTCAAACTGATCTACGACGTCGTCGAGTGA
- a CDS encoding helix-turn-helix domain-containing protein, which translates to MGLRFTTRASDSAWVDAVWTCASERVTEMTSVATACWGLVFWQREGRAYATVTGPETRAGTAPVPEGATFVGIEFAVGTSLRVVPTPTLVDGGAVLPDATRRTFLLDGVRWETPGPDDAEALVERLVRAGTVLRDPLVTEVRRGHDPDVSTRTVERRFRAATGLTQGAVRQIERVREASALLAGGTPVPEVVSRLAYFDESHLARALQRYVGRTARQLRTGSGGAIGLDLNHSTTS; encoded by the coding sequence GTGGGGCTGCGGTTCACGACGCGCGCGTCCGACTCGGCCTGGGTCGACGCCGTGTGGACCTGCGCGAGCGAGCGGGTCACCGAGATGACCTCCGTCGCGACCGCGTGCTGGGGCCTGGTGTTCTGGCAACGCGAGGGCCGGGCGTACGCGACCGTCACCGGCCCCGAGACCAGGGCCGGCACCGCGCCGGTGCCCGAGGGCGCGACCTTCGTCGGCATCGAGTTCGCCGTGGGCACGTCGCTGCGGGTCGTGCCCACGCCGACGCTGGTCGACGGGGGTGCCGTGCTCCCCGACGCCACACGCCGCACCTTCCTGCTGGACGGTGTCCGGTGGGAGACGCCCGGCCCCGACGACGCCGAGGCCCTGGTCGAGCGGCTCGTCCGCGCCGGCACCGTGCTACGGGACCCACTGGTCACCGAGGTCCGCCGGGGCCACGATCCGGACGTCTCGACGCGCACCGTCGAGCGCCGGTTCCGCGCGGCGACCGGTCTCACCCAGGGCGCCGTCCGGCAGATCGAACGCGTCCGCGAGGCGTCGGCGCTGCTGGCCGGGGGCACCCCGGTCCCCGAGGTGGTCTCCCGGCTGGCCTATTTCGACGAGTCGCACCTGGCCCGCGCGCTGCAGCGGTACGTCGGGCGTACGGCGCGGCAACTGCGTACGGGCAGCGGCGGCGCGATCGGCCTCGACCTGAATCACTCGACGACGTCGTAG
- a CDS encoding alpha/beta fold hydrolase, translating into MTNTRTFQTTDADIVYDVHGPLPTADGRPPLFMIGQPMDASGFAALVPHFPDRTVVTYDPRGLGRSTRRDGRVDHDPGVQAADLHAVIEELGAGPVEMFASSGGAVTALTLVAAHPHDVITLVAHEPPLIAVLPDAAAAERASAGVREVYEAKGWGAGMAAFITMTSWQGEFTDEYFARPAPDPGQFGLPSEDDGSRGDPLLSDQSSAVISYRPDVAALAAAPTRIVIAVGAESTGILTDRTSRVVAELLGQQVTVFPSHHGGFLGPESGYPGQPEAFARRLRDVLAGD; encoded by the coding sequence ATGACGAACACCCGCACGTTTCAGACCACCGACGCCGACATCGTGTACGACGTGCACGGCCCGCTGCCCACCGCCGACGGACGCCCACCCCTGTTCATGATCGGCCAACCGATGGACGCCAGTGGCTTCGCGGCCCTGGTTCCGCACTTTCCCGACCGTACGGTGGTCACCTACGACCCGCGGGGCCTCGGCCGCAGCACCCGGCGGGACGGCCGGGTCGACCACGACCCCGGGGTCCAGGCGGCCGACCTGCACGCCGTGATCGAGGAGCTGGGCGCCGGCCCGGTCGAGATGTTCGCCAGCAGTGGTGGTGCGGTGACCGCGCTGACGCTGGTGGCGGCCCATCCGCACGACGTGATCACCCTCGTGGCCCACGAGCCGCCACTGATCGCGGTGCTCCCCGACGCGGCGGCCGCCGAGCGCGCCAGCGCCGGCGTCCGCGAGGTGTACGAGGCGAAGGGGTGGGGCGCGGGCATGGCGGCCTTCATCACCATGACCTCCTGGCAGGGCGAGTTCACCGACGAGTACTTCGCCCGGCCCGCGCCGGATCCCGGTCAGTTCGGCCTGCCGAGCGAGGACGACGGTTCCCGGGGCGACCCGTTGCTGTCGGACCAGTCCTCGGCCGTCATCAGCTACCGCCCGGACGTGGCGGCGCTGGCCGCCGCGCCGACCCGCATCGTGATCGCCGTCGGTGCGGAGTCGACGGGCATCCTCACCGACCGCACCTCGCGGGTCGTCGCCGAGCTGCTCGGCCAGCAGGTGACCGTGTTCCCCAGCCACCACGGAGGCTTCCTCGGGCCCGAGTCCGGCTACCCGGGCCAGCCCGAGGCCTTCGCCCGCAGGCTGCGCGACGTCCTGGCGGGCGACTGA
- a CDS encoding XRE family transcriptional regulator has product MSQAELSDVVRQRIRGLRQARGWSLDALATRCRISPSTLSRIETGHRRIDLDQLVGLARALDTTIDQLVEPVDDADVIIRPVRHQEAGLTTWVLSRDEARHGGRLVAKMRITPERRTGPGHLAVHPGREWFTVLAGAALLHLGDRRMTVGVGEAAEFSTMIPHSIGALGGPVEILTMFDQDGERAHAESSGDAPPG; this is encoded by the coding sequence GTGTCCCAGGCCGAACTGTCGGACGTCGTCCGCCAACGCATCCGCGGGCTGCGGCAGGCGCGGGGCTGGAGCCTCGATGCCCTCGCCACCCGCTGCCGCATCAGCCCCTCGACGCTGAGCCGGATCGAGACCGGTCACCGGCGGATCGACCTCGACCAGCTCGTCGGGCTCGCCCGGGCCCTCGACACCACGATCGACCAGCTCGTGGAGCCCGTCGACGACGCCGACGTGATCATCCGGCCGGTGCGCCACCAGGAAGCCGGCCTCACCACCTGGGTGCTCTCGCGGGACGAGGCGCGGCACGGCGGCCGCCTGGTGGCCAAGATGCGGATCACGCCCGAGCGGCGCACCGGGCCAGGGCACCTGGCCGTTCACCCGGGACGGGAGTGGTTCACCGTGCTCGCCGGGGCGGCGCTGCTGCACCTCGGCGATCGGCGGATGACGGTCGGCGTGGGCGAGGCCGCCGAGTTCTCCACCATGATCCCGCACTCCATCGGCGCGCTCGGCGGGCCGGTGGAGATCCTCACCATGTTCGACCAGGACGGGGAGCGGGCCCACGCCGAGTCCTCCGGCGACGCTCCCCCGGGGTGA
- a CDS encoding class I SAM-dependent methyltransferase has product MGMRHDQHGAERAEHAAFGPQWWEQHYRGHAGGHGSPSPQLVAEVGDLPAGTALDAGCGRGADALWLARHGWRVTAVDVSPTAVDDARLRAERDAPDLASRVSWIVADLTDWQPPQRYDLVVSQYVHPTVPFDAFVTRLADAVAPGGTLLVVGHDHADQHSATHAPEPASIGLDSVTRSLAGEQWRIEVAEPRTRSVGHGPAGTILHDLVVRARRRVAD; this is encoded by the coding sequence ATGGGTATGCGTCACGACCAGCACGGGGCCGAGCGCGCGGAGCACGCCGCGTTCGGCCCGCAGTGGTGGGAGCAGCACTACCGGGGCCACGCGGGCGGCCACGGATCGCCCAGCCCGCAGCTGGTGGCCGAGGTCGGTGACCTGCCGGCCGGGACGGCGCTCGACGCGGGCTGCGGCCGTGGAGCCGACGCCCTCTGGCTGGCCCGGCACGGCTGGCGGGTGACCGCCGTGGACGTCTCGCCGACGGCCGTCGACGACGCCCGGCTCCGCGCCGAGCGCGACGCGCCCGATCTCGCGTCCCGCGTCTCCTGGATCGTGGCCGACCTGACCGACTGGCAGCCGCCGCAGCGGTACGACCTGGTGGTCAGCCAGTACGTGCACCCCACCGTGCCCTTCGACGCGTTCGTCACCCGACTCGCCGACGCCGTCGCGCCCGGTGGGACGCTCCTGGTCGTCGGGCACGACCACGCCGACCAGCACTCGGCGACGCATGCCCCCGAGCCGGCGTCGATCGGCCTCGACTCGGTGACCCGGTCCCTGGCCGGGGAGCAGTGGCGCATCGAGGTGGCGGAGCCCCGGACCCGTTCCGTCGGGCACGGTCCGGCCGGGACGATCCTGCACGACCTGGTCGTCCGGGCCCGTCGCCGGGTGGCGGACTGA
- a CDS encoding Fur family transcriptional regulator produces MTPDFETQLRAVSLRVTRPRLAVLAALRDRPHADTDTVIAMVRAHHPTVSHQAVYNVLRALTDAGLVRRIQPAGGTARYESRVGDNHHHIVCRSCGTIADVDCAVGEAPCLTASDDHGFVVDEAEVVYWGTCPDCATARTSQ; encoded by the coding sequence GTGACGCCCGACTTCGAGACCCAGCTCCGGGCGGTCTCGTTGCGGGTGACCCGACCCCGGTTGGCGGTGCTCGCCGCGCTGCGCGACCGGCCGCACGCCGACACCGACACGGTGATCGCGATGGTGCGGGCGCACCACCCCACGGTGTCCCACCAGGCGGTCTACAACGTGCTGCGGGCGCTCACCGACGCCGGTCTGGTGCGGCGCATCCAACCCGCCGGCGGAACCGCCCGCTACGAGTCCCGGGTGGGGGACAATCACCACCACATCGTCTGCCGCTCCTGCGGCACGATCGCCGACGTCGACTGCGCCGTCGGCGAGGCCCCCTGTCTCACCGCCTCCGACGACCACGGCTTCGTGGTCGACGAGGCGGAGGTCGTCTACTGGGGCACCTGCCCCGACTGCGCGACCGCACGCACGTCCCAGTGA